Proteins encoded together in one Salarias fasciatus chromosome 17, fSalaFa1.1, whole genome shotgun sequence window:
- the kmt2e gene encoding inactive histone-lysine N-methyltransferase 2E isoform X6, whose translation MSIVIPVGVDTADTSYLDMAAGSDRPESVEASPVVVEKSSYPHQIYSSSSHHSHSYIGLPYADHNYGARPPPTPPASPPPSMLIRQVEGGLFVPGGQDEASRGTTLSTSEDGSYGADITRCICGFTHDDGYMICCDKCSAWQHIDCMGIDRQNIPETYLCERCQPRHLDRERAILLQTRKRECLSDGDTSATESGDEVPLELYSTFQHTPTTITLTTGRLSNKQADKKRKKSGDKEPPASSARAKKAFREGSRKSSRVKGAAPEQEPVEHPSMWENKIKTWMERYEEASSNQYSEDVQVLLRVKEQGDGKSLAYNTHPASFKPPVESQVQKNKKILKAVRDLAPDSLIIEYRGKFMLRQQFEANGYFFKRPYPFVLFYSKFDGLEMCVDARSFGNEARFIRRSCTPNAEVRHVIEDGMLHLYIYSLRPITKGTEITIGFDFDYGSCKYKVDCACVRGNQECPVLKHNLEPTENLSSGGRRRGSRKDKESVREDQGQNQNMGLDGEGKSKSIGDGKQRKLSPLRLSISNNQTREERKMEAILQAFARMEKREKRREQALERIGSIKSEVGGRSDIKEEPPATPETADSPAVMQPLLEVKEEPGLKPAKVKGSRNRKSFTRNRTHIGQQRRRARTISTCSDLQPGSPAESVEPLTNEPPEGEMPAAPEPEAIASQAPDSSPPHSSSPAPDRNRTGSKSFKTKKHFVSEWVGEKQQDRCAARTPEPVPERPLRISSDPEVLATQLNALPGMACSPQVYSTPKHYVRFSSPFLANRSPTTPGVPTGRRRSRELPETPPTTGSCKKRWLKQALEEEGSTSPARRPSLLMPGDGPLSPSINGDSDSPLPYNGTCSLPELPTPLKKRRLSPLDACMSESSTPYGSPCATPTRADQLETPATPASQATPPRPRTEEPGAEPTSSTPMQTLNPPQESDSSAECSPEVSRKPSVQEADRPPSLASSPCVRAPSADGLPAEVKASLPESPPPPPAESGDCGEDRTDGTAAECAGEAPSSAEPCASSFPGWIKSPERVPTGPAGLNFSPVNSNLRDLTPSHTLEPLAAPFRAEAAAGSAAAAGPAAGPGSQPAFSEGQGQLFYPCSEEGSSLGFSRSLNCEGAGEGGGSAQNPPQKKKVSLLEYRKRQREARRSGSKTECSSPVSTVPPLGVDAFPIALEAASEPPPLPPAPAAPCSTASASTSAKELQTSEEAEAGGEKGEGQGGEGQWTSSTSVEQARERSYHRALLLSKDKETDGETEGGETPAQRECASPSLQKTPTHTPCSPGPVAPPSGRPAKEDDGEGQPRTPNPTNQPPCKPAGAKPAPLTPTKLHPAAPPSSPVHYPGAKPQPQGSPFRSQRALFSAPPPGQQQPPAQPGPAPFPQYGSQTAPPPPPPPPPAPPAAAAYFPGQSAAPAGPFPGFKPAVTPPYPPGSQPLMQTLPHGVHYQSAAAAPPPPPPPPPHPIAGPTLLHVNLQPPPIQQHQLMLTAAPPPPPPPQGQTSQQQQQPPPSGGPLLSLTPPPPPPPPPPAPSGSTPLQPHHFQNLGGFQPALMHPGAATNPPVPPNTYPPPLQQPGLPPPPPPPPQQPQPGQAQAAAPQMPAGTRGAPTPSTPFHSSGYLSTGWH comes from the exons CAGACCAGAGTCGGTGGAGGCCAGCCCTGTGGTAGTGGAAAAGTCCAGCTACCCGCACCAGatttacagcagcagttctcaCCATTCCCACAGTTACATTGGCCTGCCTTATGCT GACCATAACTATGGGGCGCGGCCCCCACCTACGCCGCCggcctcccctcccccctccatgcTGATCCGCCAAGTCGAGGGGGGGCTGTTTGTTCCAGGGGGGCAGGACGAAGCATCCAGGGGCACCACGCTCAGCACCTCCGAGGATGGCAGCTACGGGGCGGACATCACCCGCTGCATCTGTGGCTTCACCCACGACGACGGCTACATGATCTGCTGTGACAAGTGCAG TGCCTGGCAGCACATAGACTGCATGGGCATTGACCGGCAGAACATTCCTGAGACCTACCTGTGTGAACGCTGCCAGCCCCGACACCTGGACAGAGAGAGGGCCATCCTGCTGCAAACCAGGAAACGAGAGTGTTTATCTG ATGGGGACACCAGTGCTACAGAGAGTGGAGATGAGGTTCCACTAGAGCTGTATTCTACCTTCCAACACACGCCTACCACCATCACCCTGACAACCGGGCGCCTCAGCAATAAGCAGGCTGATAAAAAGCGTAAGAAGAGTGGCGATAAGGAGCCTCCTGCATCTTCAGCCCGAGCGAAGAAG GCCTTCCGAGAGGGTTCCAGAAAATCCTCGAGAGTAAAG GGTGCTGCTCCCGAGCAGGAGCCGGTGGAGCACCCGTCCATGTGGGAGAACAAGATCAAGACGTGGATGGAGCGCTACGAGGAGGCCAGCAGCAATCAGTACAGCGAGGACGTCCAGGTCCTGCTACGAGTAAAAGAGCAAGGCGACGGAAAGAGCCTGGCATACAACACGCACCCAGCTTCCTTCAAACCTCCTGTGGAG AGTCAAGTTCAAAAGAACAAGAAGATCCTCAAGGCGGTGCGGGACTTGGCCCCAGACTCCCTCATCATTGAGTACAGGGGAAAGTTCATGCTTCGACAGCAGTTTGAGGCCAACGGATACTTCTTCAAGAG GCCCTACCcctttgtgttattttattctAAATTTGACGGTTTAGAGATGTGTGTCGACGCCCGCAGCTTCGGTAACGAAGCGCGGTTCATCCGCCGTTCCTGCACCCCCAATGCTGAA GTTCGACATGTCATTGAAGATGGCATGCTGCATTTATACATCTACTCACTGAGGCCGATCACCAAAGGCACAGAGATCACCATCGGTTTCGATTTCGACTATGGCAGCTG taaataCAAGGTGGACTGTGCCTGTGTGAGGGGGAACCAGGAGTGCCCGGTGCTAAAGCACAACCTGGAGCCCACGGAGAACCTGAGCTCCGGAGGCCGACGCAGAGGGAGCCGCAAGGACAAGGAGTCCGTCCGCGAGGACCAgggccagaaccagaacatggGCCTGGACGGCGAGGGAAAATCCAAGAGCATTGGCGACGGCAAGCAGCGCAAGCTCTCTCCCCTCCGCCTCTCCATCTCCAACAATCAG ACacgagaggagaggaagatggaggcCATCCTGCAGGCCTTCGCCCGcatggagaagagagagaagcgGCGAGAGCAGGCGCTGGAGAGAATCGGGAGCATCAAGTCGGAGGTGGGCGGCCGCAGCGACATCAAGGAGGAGCCGCCGGCCACGCCGGAGACGGCGGATTCCCCCGCCGTCATGCAG CCTCTCCTGGAGGTCAAAGAGGAGCCGGGTCTGAAACCAGCCAAGGTCAAAGGCTCCCGGAACAGGAAGAGCTTCACCAGGAACCGCACTCACATCGGCCAGCAGCGGCGGCGAGCTCGCACCATCAGCACGTGCTCAGACCTGCAGCCCGGCTCTCCGGCCGAGTCTGTGGAGCCTTTGACCAACGAGCCGCCCGAGGGGGAGATGCCCGCCGCGCCGGAGCCGGAGGCGATCGCCTCGCAGGCGCCGGACAGCAGCCCGCCGCACAGCAGCTCACCTGCACCCGACAGGAACCGCACAGGGAGCAAGAGCTTCAAAACTAAAAAG CACTTTGTGAGCGAGTGGGtgggagagaagcagcaggaccGCTGCGCGGCGCGGACGCCGGAACCCGTTCCAGAGCGGCCGCTGAGAATAAGCAGCGACCCCGAGGTGCTCGCCACGCAGCTCAACGCCCTGCCGGGCATGGCCTGCTCGCCGCAGGTCTACAGCACGCCCAAACACTACGTCCGCTTCTCGTCCCCATTCCTGGCCAACCGCAGCCCCACCACTCCCGGCGTGCCCACGGGCAGGCGGCGCTCCCGGGAGCTGCCCGAAACGCCCCCGACGACCGGCTCCTGCAAGAAG cgGTGGTTAAAGCAGGCTCTGGAGGAAGAGGGCTCCACCAGCCCGGCCAGGCGCCCCAGCCTCCTCATGCCCGGCGACGGCCCCCTCAGCCCCTCCATCAACGGTGACTCTGACAGCCCCCTCCCTTATAACGGCACCTGCTCGCTACCAG AGTTACCCACTCCTCTGAAAAAGCGGCGGTTAAGCCCGTTAGACGCCTGTATGTCGGAGAGCTCCACGCCCTACGGTTCTCCCTGTGCCACACCCACCCGGGCGGACCAATTGGAGACGCCGGCCACGCCCGCCTCGCAGGCCACGCCGCCGCGGCCCCGAACGGAGGAGCCCGGCGCAGAGCCCACGTCCAGCACGCCGATGCAGACGCTCAACCCGCCTCAGGAG agTGACTCTTCAGCCGAGTGCTCGCCTGAGGTCAGTCGGAAACCTTCTGTACAAGAG gCCGATCGTCCTCCTTCGTTGGCCTCCTCTCCTTGCGTCAGGGCTCCCAGTGCAGATGGACTCCCGGCAGAAGTCAAGGCATCGCTTCCAGAGAGTCCGCCGCCTCCACCTGCTGAGTCCGGGGATTGCGGCGAGGACCGGACGGACGGCACGGCGGCAGAATGCGCCGGCGAGGCTCCCTCGTCCGCGGAACCATGCGCTTCCTCTTTCCCCGGCTGGATAAAAAGCCCAGAGAGGGTCCCGACTGGACCAGCTGGTCTGAACTTCTCTCCAGTCAACTCGAACCTGCGGGACCTCACGCCCTCTCACACCCTGGAGCCTCTGGCAGCCCCCTTcagggcggaggcggcggccggctccgcggcggcggcgggacccGCGGCGGGCCCGGGCTCGCAGCCTGCCTTCAGCGAAGGTCAGGGCCAGCTGTTTTACCCCTGCTCGGAGGAGGGCTCTTCTCTCGGTTTCTCGCGCTCGCTGAACTGCGAGGGCGCCGGCGAGGGAGGAGGCTCAGCTCAGAACCccccacagaagaagaag GTTTCCCTCCTAGAATACCGGAAGCGTCAGCGCGAAGCCCGCCGCAGCGGCTCCAAGACGGAGTGCAGCTCCCCGGTCTCCACCGTGCCGCCGCTGGGCGTGGACGCCTTCCCCATCGCGCTGGAGGCGGCCAGCGAGCCGCCGCCTCTGCCTCCGGCTCCGGCCGCCCCCTGCAGCACCGCCAGCGCCTCGACGTCCGCAAAAGAGCTTCAGACGAGCGAGGAGGCGGAGGCCGGCGGAGAGAAAGGAGAGGGCCAAGGAGGAGAGGGACAGTG gaCGTCGTCGACTTCTGTGGAGCAGGCCCGAGAGCGCAGCTACCACcgagctctgctgctcagcaaGGACAAGGAAACAg aCGGCGAGACGGAAGGTGGAGAAACGCCAGCCCAGAGAGAATGTGCCTCCCCGAGTCTACAGAagacccccacacacaca CCCTGCTCTCCCGGCCCGGTCGCCCCGCCCTCCGGCCGGCCAGCGAAGGAGGACGACGGCGAGGGGCAGCCCCGGACGCCCAACCCGACCAACCAGCCGCCGTGCAAGCCGGCGGGCGCCAAGCCggcccccctcacccccaccaAGCTGCacccggcggcgccgccgtcgTCCCCCGTCCACTACCCGGGCGCCAAGCCGCAGCCGCAGGGCTCGCCGTTCCGCAGCCAGCGGGCGCTCTTCTCTGCCCCGCCCCCgggccagcagcagccgccggccCAGCCCGGCCCGGCGCCGTTCCCCCAGTACGGCTCGCagacggccccgccccctccgcccccgccccctccggcgccgccggccgccgccgcctacTTCCCCGGCCAGAGCGCCGCGCCCGCCGGACCTTTCCCCGGGTTCAAGCCCGCCGTCACGCCCCCGTACCCCCCGGGGTCGCAGCCCCTGATGCAGACTCTGCCCCACGGCGTGCACTaccagagcgccgccgccgcccccccgccgccgccgccgcccccccctcaccccaTCGCCGGGCCCACGCTGCTCCACGTCAACCTGCAGCCCCCGCCcatccagcagcaccagctcaTGCTGAccgccgcccctcccccgccccctcccccgcagGGACAGACCtcccagcagcaacagcagccgCCGCCCTCCGGCGGCCCCCTCCTGTCCctcacccccccgcccccgccccctccgcctccgcccGCGCCCTCCGGCAGCACGCCCCTGCAGCCCCACCACTTCCAGAACTTGGGGGGGTTTCAGCCGGCGCTGATGCACCCCGGCGCCGCCACGAACCCTCCGGTCCCCCCCAACACGTACCCGCCGCCCCTCCAGCAGCCCGGACTgcccccgccgcctcctcccccccctcagCAGCCTCAACCGGGCCAGGCCCAGGCCGCCGCCCCCCAGATGCCCGCCGGGACTCGTGGAGCCCCGACGCCGTCGACCCCCTTCCACAGCTCGGGGTACCTGAGCACCGGGTGGCActga
- the kmt2e gene encoding inactive histone-lysine N-methyltransferase 2E isoform X5: MSIVIPVGVDTADTSYLDMAAGSDRPESVEASPVVVEKSSYPHQIYSSSSHHSHSYIGLPYADHNYGARPPPTPPASPPPSMLIRQVEGGLFVPGGQDEASRGTTLSTSEDGSYGADITRCICGFTHDDGYMICCDKCSAWQHIDCMGIDRQNIPETYLCERCQPRHLDRERAILLQTRKRECLSDGDTSATESGDEVPLELYSTFQHTPTTITLTTGRLSNKQADKKRKKSGDKEPPASSARAKKAFREGSRKSSRVKGAAPEQEPVEHPSMWENKIKTWMERYEEASSNQYSEDVQVLLRVKEQGDGKSLAYNTHPASFKPPVESQVQKNKKILKAVRDLAPDSLIIEYRGKFMLRQQFEANGYFFKRPYPFVLFYSKFDGLEMCVDARSFGNEARFIRRSCTPNAEVRHVIEDGMLHLYIYSLRPITKGTEITIGFDFDYGSCKYKVDCACVRGNQECPVLKHNLEPTENLSSGGRRRGSRKDKESVREDQGQNQNMGLDGEGKSKSIGDGKQRKLSPLRLSISNNQANPAEQSHLPVGAASSWRGLKLKETREERKMEAILQAFARMEKREKRREQALERIGSIKSEVGGRSDIKEEPPATPETADSPAVMQPLLEVKEEPGLKPAKVKGSRNRKSFTRNRTHIGQQRRRARTISTCSDLQPGSPAESVEPLTNEPPEGEMPAAPEPEAIASQAPDSSPPHSSSPAPDRNRTGSKSFKTKKHFVSEWVGEKQQDRCAARTPEPVPERPLRISSDPEVLATQLNALPGMACSPQVYSTPKHYVRFSSPFLANRSPTTPGVPTGRRRSRELPETPPTTGSCKKRWLKQALEEEGSTSPARRPSLLMPGDGPLSPSINGDSDSPLPYNGTCSLPELPTPLKKRRLSPLDACMSESSTPYGSPCATPTRADQLETPATPASQATPPRPRTEEPGAEPTSSTPMQTLNPPQESDSSAECSPEVSRKPSVQEADRPPSLASSPCVRAPSADGLPAEVKASLPESPPPPPAESGDCGEDRTDGTAAECAGEAPSSAEPCASSFPGWIKSPERVPTGPAGLNFSPVNSNLRDLTPSHTLEPLAAPFRAEAAAGSAAAAGPAAGPGSQPAFSEGQGQLFYPCSEEGSSLGFSRSLNCEGAGEGGGSAQNPPQKKKVSLLEYRKRQREARRSGSKTECSSPVSTVPPLGVDAFPIALEAASEPPPLPPAPAAPCSTASASTSAKELQTSEEAEAGGEKGEGQGGEGQWTSSTSVEQARERSYHRALLLSKDKETDGETEGGETPAQRECASPSLQKTPTHTPCSPGPVAPPSGRPAKEDDGEGQPRTPNPTNQPPCKPAGAKPAPLTPTKLHPAAPPSSPVHYPGAKPQPQGSPFRSQRALFSAPPPGQQQPPAQPGPAPFPQYGSQTAPPPPPPPPPAPPAAAAYFPGQSAAPAGPFPGFKPAVTPPYPPGSQPLMQTLPHGVHYQSAAAAPPPPPPPPPHPIAGPTLLHVNLQPPPIQQHQLMLTAAPPPPPPPQGQTSQQQQQPPPSGGPLLSLTPPPPPPPPPPAPSGSTPLQPHHFQNLGGFQPALMHPGAATNPPVPPNTYPPPLQQPGLPPPPPPPPQQPQPGQAQAAAPQMPAGTRGAPTPSTPFHSSGYLSTGWH; this comes from the exons CAGACCAGAGTCGGTGGAGGCCAGCCCTGTGGTAGTGGAAAAGTCCAGCTACCCGCACCAGatttacagcagcagttctcaCCATTCCCACAGTTACATTGGCCTGCCTTATGCT GACCATAACTATGGGGCGCGGCCCCCACCTACGCCGCCggcctcccctcccccctccatgcTGATCCGCCAAGTCGAGGGGGGGCTGTTTGTTCCAGGGGGGCAGGACGAAGCATCCAGGGGCACCACGCTCAGCACCTCCGAGGATGGCAGCTACGGGGCGGACATCACCCGCTGCATCTGTGGCTTCACCCACGACGACGGCTACATGATCTGCTGTGACAAGTGCAG TGCCTGGCAGCACATAGACTGCATGGGCATTGACCGGCAGAACATTCCTGAGACCTACCTGTGTGAACGCTGCCAGCCCCGACACCTGGACAGAGAGAGGGCCATCCTGCTGCAAACCAGGAAACGAGAGTGTTTATCTG ATGGGGACACCAGTGCTACAGAGAGTGGAGATGAGGTTCCACTAGAGCTGTATTCTACCTTCCAACACACGCCTACCACCATCACCCTGACAACCGGGCGCCTCAGCAATAAGCAGGCTGATAAAAAGCGTAAGAAGAGTGGCGATAAGGAGCCTCCTGCATCTTCAGCCCGAGCGAAGAAG GCCTTCCGAGAGGGTTCCAGAAAATCCTCGAGAGTAAAG GGTGCTGCTCCCGAGCAGGAGCCGGTGGAGCACCCGTCCATGTGGGAGAACAAGATCAAGACGTGGATGGAGCGCTACGAGGAGGCCAGCAGCAATCAGTACAGCGAGGACGTCCAGGTCCTGCTACGAGTAAAAGAGCAAGGCGACGGAAAGAGCCTGGCATACAACACGCACCCAGCTTCCTTCAAACCTCCTGTGGAG AGTCAAGTTCAAAAGAACAAGAAGATCCTCAAGGCGGTGCGGGACTTGGCCCCAGACTCCCTCATCATTGAGTACAGGGGAAAGTTCATGCTTCGACAGCAGTTTGAGGCCAACGGATACTTCTTCAAGAG GCCCTACCcctttgtgttattttattctAAATTTGACGGTTTAGAGATGTGTGTCGACGCCCGCAGCTTCGGTAACGAAGCGCGGTTCATCCGCCGTTCCTGCACCCCCAATGCTGAA GTTCGACATGTCATTGAAGATGGCATGCTGCATTTATACATCTACTCACTGAGGCCGATCACCAAAGGCACAGAGATCACCATCGGTTTCGATTTCGACTATGGCAGCTG taaataCAAGGTGGACTGTGCCTGTGTGAGGGGGAACCAGGAGTGCCCGGTGCTAAAGCACAACCTGGAGCCCACGGAGAACCTGAGCTCCGGAGGCCGACGCAGAGGGAGCCGCAAGGACAAGGAGTCCGTCCGCGAGGACCAgggccagaaccagaacatggGCCTGGACGGCGAGGGAAAATCCAAGAGCATTGGCGACGGCAAGCAGCGCAAGCTCTCTCCCCTCCGCCTCTCCATCTCCAACAATCAG GCCAACCCAGCGGAGCAGTCCCATCTCCCTGTCGGGGCGGCTTCAAGCTGGAGGGGACTGAAACTCAAGGAG ACacgagaggagaggaagatggaggcCATCCTGCAGGCCTTCGCCCGcatggagaagagagagaagcgGCGAGAGCAGGCGCTGGAGAGAATCGGGAGCATCAAGTCGGAGGTGGGCGGCCGCAGCGACATCAAGGAGGAGCCGCCGGCCACGCCGGAGACGGCGGATTCCCCCGCCGTCATGCAG CCTCTCCTGGAGGTCAAAGAGGAGCCGGGTCTGAAACCAGCCAAGGTCAAAGGCTCCCGGAACAGGAAGAGCTTCACCAGGAACCGCACTCACATCGGCCAGCAGCGGCGGCGAGCTCGCACCATCAGCACGTGCTCAGACCTGCAGCCCGGCTCTCCGGCCGAGTCTGTGGAGCCTTTGACCAACGAGCCGCCCGAGGGGGAGATGCCCGCCGCGCCGGAGCCGGAGGCGATCGCCTCGCAGGCGCCGGACAGCAGCCCGCCGCACAGCAGCTCACCTGCACCCGACAGGAACCGCACAGGGAGCAAGAGCTTCAAAACTAAAAAG CACTTTGTGAGCGAGTGGGtgggagagaagcagcaggaccGCTGCGCGGCGCGGACGCCGGAACCCGTTCCAGAGCGGCCGCTGAGAATAAGCAGCGACCCCGAGGTGCTCGCCACGCAGCTCAACGCCCTGCCGGGCATGGCCTGCTCGCCGCAGGTCTACAGCACGCCCAAACACTACGTCCGCTTCTCGTCCCCATTCCTGGCCAACCGCAGCCCCACCACTCCCGGCGTGCCCACGGGCAGGCGGCGCTCCCGGGAGCTGCCCGAAACGCCCCCGACGACCGGCTCCTGCAAGAAG cgGTGGTTAAAGCAGGCTCTGGAGGAAGAGGGCTCCACCAGCCCGGCCAGGCGCCCCAGCCTCCTCATGCCCGGCGACGGCCCCCTCAGCCCCTCCATCAACGGTGACTCTGACAGCCCCCTCCCTTATAACGGCACCTGCTCGCTACCAG AGTTACCCACTCCTCTGAAAAAGCGGCGGTTAAGCCCGTTAGACGCCTGTATGTCGGAGAGCTCCACGCCCTACGGTTCTCCCTGTGCCACACCCACCCGGGCGGACCAATTGGAGACGCCGGCCACGCCCGCCTCGCAGGCCACGCCGCCGCGGCCCCGAACGGAGGAGCCCGGCGCAGAGCCCACGTCCAGCACGCCGATGCAGACGCTCAACCCGCCTCAGGAG agTGACTCTTCAGCCGAGTGCTCGCCTGAGGTCAGTCGGAAACCTTCTGTACAAGAG gCCGATCGTCCTCCTTCGTTGGCCTCCTCTCCTTGCGTCAGGGCTCCCAGTGCAGATGGACTCCCGGCAGAAGTCAAGGCATCGCTTCCAGAGAGTCCGCCGCCTCCACCTGCTGAGTCCGGGGATTGCGGCGAGGACCGGACGGACGGCACGGCGGCAGAATGCGCCGGCGAGGCTCCCTCGTCCGCGGAACCATGCGCTTCCTCTTTCCCCGGCTGGATAAAAAGCCCAGAGAGGGTCCCGACTGGACCAGCTGGTCTGAACTTCTCTCCAGTCAACTCGAACCTGCGGGACCTCACGCCCTCTCACACCCTGGAGCCTCTGGCAGCCCCCTTcagggcggaggcggcggccggctccgcggcggcggcgggacccGCGGCGGGCCCGGGCTCGCAGCCTGCCTTCAGCGAAGGTCAGGGCCAGCTGTTTTACCCCTGCTCGGAGGAGGGCTCTTCTCTCGGTTTCTCGCGCTCGCTGAACTGCGAGGGCGCCGGCGAGGGAGGAGGCTCAGCTCAGAACCccccacagaagaagaag GTTTCCCTCCTAGAATACCGGAAGCGTCAGCGCGAAGCCCGCCGCAGCGGCTCCAAGACGGAGTGCAGCTCCCCGGTCTCCACCGTGCCGCCGCTGGGCGTGGACGCCTTCCCCATCGCGCTGGAGGCGGCCAGCGAGCCGCCGCCTCTGCCTCCGGCTCCGGCCGCCCCCTGCAGCACCGCCAGCGCCTCGACGTCCGCAAAAGAGCTTCAGACGAGCGAGGAGGCGGAGGCCGGCGGAGAGAAAGGAGAGGGCCAAGGAGGAGAGGGACAGTG gaCGTCGTCGACTTCTGTGGAGCAGGCCCGAGAGCGCAGCTACCACcgagctctgctgctcagcaaGGACAAGGAAACAg aCGGCGAGACGGAAGGTGGAGAAACGCCAGCCCAGAGAGAATGTGCCTCCCCGAGTCTACAGAagacccccacacacaca CCCTGCTCTCCCGGCCCGGTCGCCCCGCCCTCCGGCCGGCCAGCGAAGGAGGACGACGGCGAGGGGCAGCCCCGGACGCCCAACCCGACCAACCAGCCGCCGTGCAAGCCGGCGGGCGCCAAGCCggcccccctcacccccaccaAGCTGCacccggcggcgccgccgtcgTCCCCCGTCCACTACCCGGGCGCCAAGCCGCAGCCGCAGGGCTCGCCGTTCCGCAGCCAGCGGGCGCTCTTCTCTGCCCCGCCCCCgggccagcagcagccgccggccCAGCCCGGCCCGGCGCCGTTCCCCCAGTACGGCTCGCagacggccccgccccctccgcccccgccccctccggcgccgccggccgccgccgcctacTTCCCCGGCCAGAGCGCCGCGCCCGCCGGACCTTTCCCCGGGTTCAAGCCCGCCGTCACGCCCCCGTACCCCCCGGGGTCGCAGCCCCTGATGCAGACTCTGCCCCACGGCGTGCACTaccagagcgccgccgccgcccccccgccgccgccgccgcccccccctcaccccaTCGCCGGGCCCACGCTGCTCCACGTCAACCTGCAGCCCCCGCCcatccagcagcaccagctcaTGCTGAccgccgcccctcccccgccccctcccccgcagGGACAGACCtcccagcagcaacagcagccgCCGCCCTCCGGCGGCCCCCTCCTGTCCctcacccccccgcccccgccccctccgcctccgcccGCGCCCTCCGGCAGCACGCCCCTGCAGCCCCACCACTTCCAGAACTTGGGGGGGTTTCAGCCGGCGCTGATGCACCCCGGCGCCGCCACGAACCCTCCGGTCCCCCCCAACACGTACCCGCCGCCCCTCCAGCAGCCCGGACTgcccccgccgcctcctcccccccctcagCAGCCTCAACCGGGCCAGGCCCAGGCCGCCGCCCCCCAGATGCCCGCCGGGACTCGTGGAGCCCCGACGCCGTCGACCCCCTTCCACAGCTCGGGGTACCTGAGCACCGGGTGGCActga